The Streptomyces spororaveus genome includes a region encoding these proteins:
- a CDS encoding enoyl-CoA hydratase, whose translation MPDDRRPDDRPPDETPVLYERRGPVAYVTMNRPRYRNAQNSAMTYALDDAFYRAADDPAVKVVVLAGAGEHFSAGHDIGTPGRDAHLPSKRRAGLWWDHTGRPGAESRFARESEVYLGMCRRWRELPKPVIASVRGACVAGGLMLAWVCDLIVASEDAFFADPVVRMGIPGVEYFAHPWAMPPRIAKEFLYTGDRMPARRAYEVGMVNRVVAPDGLEAETERLALRIAGMPAFGLALTKRAVNQAEDLQGLHTGMDSVFGLHHLAHAHNAETTADPLGGMDVSAMKDAAMKEANT comes from the coding sequence ATGCCCGACGACCGCAGGCCCGACGACCGCCCGCCCGACGAGACACCCGTGCTCTACGAGCGCCGCGGCCCGGTCGCGTACGTGACCATGAACCGCCCCCGCTACCGCAACGCGCAGAACAGCGCGATGACCTACGCGCTGGACGACGCCTTCTACCGGGCCGCCGACGACCCCGCGGTGAAGGTGGTCGTCCTCGCCGGGGCCGGTGAGCACTTCTCCGCGGGCCACGACATCGGCACCCCCGGACGCGACGCCCACCTGCCCTCGAAGCGGCGGGCCGGCCTGTGGTGGGACCACACCGGCCGGCCGGGCGCCGAGTCCCGCTTCGCGCGCGAGTCCGAGGTGTACCTGGGGATGTGCCGGCGCTGGCGGGAGCTGCCGAAGCCGGTGATCGCCTCGGTGCGCGGGGCCTGCGTGGCGGGCGGGCTGATGCTGGCGTGGGTCTGCGACCTGATCGTGGCGAGCGAGGACGCCTTCTTCGCGGACCCGGTCGTACGGATGGGCATCCCGGGCGTCGAGTACTTCGCGCACCCGTGGGCGATGCCGCCCCGGATCGCGAAGGAGTTCCTCTACACCGGCGACCGGATGCCGGCCCGGCGCGCGTACGAGGTCGGCATGGTCAACCGGGTCGTGGCACCGGACGGCCTGGAGGCCGAGACCGAGCGGCTGGCGCTGCGGATCGCCGGGATGCCCGCCTTCGGACTGGCGCTGACCAAGCGGGCCGTCAACCAGGCCGAGGACCTCCAGGGGCTGCACACCGGCATGGACTCGGTGTTCGGCCTGCACCACCTCGCCCACGCGCACAACGCGGAGACGACGGCGGACCCGCTCGGCGGCATGGACGTGTCCGCCATGAAGGACGCCGCCATGAAGGAGGCGAACACCTGA
- a CDS encoding SDR family oxidoreductase → MNTPGYVPGHGLLKDRTAVVTAAAGAGIGGATARRLLEEGARIVIGDAHARRLKETEEALAAEFGADRVTSLPCDVTDEDQVQALFARAEQTHGRLDIVVNNAGLGGTAALADMTDEQWSRVLDVTLNGTFRCTRAALRSFRASGGGGVIVNNASVIGWRAQTGQAHYAAAKAGVMALTRCAALEAAEFGVRVNAVAPSLAMHPHLVKVTSEELLAELTAREAFGRYAEPWEVANVIVFLASAYSSYMTGETVSVSSQHA, encoded by the coding sequence GTGAACACCCCCGGCTATGTCCCCGGACACGGACTGCTGAAGGACCGCACCGCCGTCGTCACCGCCGCCGCCGGGGCCGGCATCGGCGGAGCCACCGCCCGCCGCCTCCTGGAGGAGGGCGCCCGCATCGTCATCGGCGACGCCCACGCCCGCCGCCTGAAGGAGACCGAGGAGGCGCTCGCCGCCGAGTTCGGCGCCGACCGCGTCACCTCCCTGCCCTGCGACGTCACCGACGAGGACCAGGTCCAGGCCCTCTTCGCACGCGCCGAGCAGACCCACGGCCGCCTCGACATCGTCGTCAACAACGCCGGCCTCGGCGGCACCGCCGCCCTCGCCGACATGACCGACGAGCAGTGGTCCCGCGTCCTCGACGTCACCCTGAACGGCACCTTCCGCTGCACCCGCGCCGCCCTGCGCTCGTTCAGGGCGTCCGGCGGCGGCGGAGTGATCGTCAACAACGCCTCCGTCATCGGCTGGCGCGCCCAGACCGGCCAGGCCCACTACGCCGCCGCCAAGGCCGGAGTGATGGCCCTGACCCGCTGCGCGGCCCTGGAGGCCGCCGAGTTCGGCGTACGCGTCAACGCGGTCGCCCCGAGCCTGGCCATGCACCCGCACCTGGTGAAGGTCACCAGCGAGGAGCTCCTGGCCGAACTGACCGCCCGCGAGGCCTTCGGCCGGTACGCCGAACCCTGGGAGGTCGCCAACGTCATCGTCTTCCTGGCCAGCGCCTACTCGTCGTACATGACCGGCGAGACGGTGTCCGTCAGCAGCCAGCACGCCTGA
- a CDS encoding TetR/AcrR family transcriptional regulator, protein MPTNKPTAKKKPQVTASPERRRELLDTAAEVFAAQGYNATTVRKIADAAGMLAGSLYYHFDSKESMLDEILSAFLTELWEGYDTVLAAGLGPRETIEALVTESFREIDRHRAAVAIYQKESRTLSAQPRFHYLSDSQQKFEKAWLGTLERGVAAKAFRADLDIRLTYRFVRDTVWVAASWYRPGGQHSPEEIARQYLSMVLDGIALRPT, encoded by the coding sequence GTGCCAACGAACAAGCCGACAGCCAAGAAGAAGCCACAGGTGACGGCGTCCCCCGAACGGCGTCGTGAACTCCTCGACACCGCCGCCGAGGTCTTCGCCGCGCAGGGTTACAACGCCACCACCGTCCGCAAGATCGCCGACGCCGCCGGCATGCTCGCCGGCAGCCTCTACTACCACTTCGATTCCAAGGAATCGATGCTCGACGAGATCCTCTCCGCCTTCCTGACCGAACTGTGGGAGGGGTACGACACCGTCCTCGCCGCCGGTCTCGGCCCCAGGGAGACCATCGAGGCCCTCGTCACCGAGTCCTTCCGGGAGATCGACCGGCACCGCGCCGCCGTCGCCATCTACCAGAAGGAGTCCCGCACCCTCTCCGCCCAGCCCCGCTTCCACTACCTCTCCGACTCGCAGCAGAAGTTCGAGAAGGCCTGGCTGGGGACGCTGGAGCGCGGGGTCGCCGCCAAGGCCTTCCGCGCCGACCTCGACATCCGCCTCACCTACCGCTTCGTGCGCGACACGGTGTGGGTGGCGGCCTCCTGGTACCGGCCGGGCGGACAGCACAGCCCCGAGGAGATCGCCCGCCAGTACCTGTCGATGGTGCTGGACGGGATCGCACTGCGCCCCACGTGA